One window from the genome of Montipora foliosa isolate CH-2021 chromosome 5, ASM3666993v2, whole genome shotgun sequence encodes:
- the LOC138002200 gene encoding uncharacterized protein — MVINDWAMKLLPMRFRETQSQWFAKRGISWHFSAVVHKSNHPDCPVVSASEHTIHTYVVAIDSCKQDWFSVSCILEEVLVCVKESHQSVCRAILRSDNAGCYHCSALLSTINSTSRRSGIEVIRYDFSDPQSGKDLCDRKIAPCKQRLRHYVAENHHVESAKDIKKGLESPPGIAGTSVAECKIDQSAMSPGAANNKIPGRTKYNNFSLTSKSMRVWQAYNVGEGMHIEGSWNEQDVSGLKRIGDWTKKIQHVTQKKCQARGKHHVTESVNTFSCLEPACIATFKTIEEADEHMDTGHHIMTPEKETIYDNVRRQWAAVTTSVKVTGQKIGRTDYVPLANLRLSKGWAFRKQKAAVRISSGVKEFLRNLFNKGAKDLHQKAMPADVVEQIKKTFPVSEWVEVQTVRGYFSRLASQQKGLPVRDDEGEDEALEKEDYMEQLVGVAEQEIALRHPLVYDDFNFCDLSAKGRLAKVLEKQKLSQLQSFCEYFDVEISGRANRKASYYEPLIQLANSCDCRK, encoded by the coding sequence ATGGTCATTAATGACTGGGCCATGAAATTACTTCCCATGCGCTTCAGAGAAACGCAGTCCCAATGGTTCGCCAAGCGTGGAATTAGCTGGCACTTCTCTGCTGTTGTTCACAAATCAAACCATCCTGACTGTCCGGTAGTATCCGCAAGTGAACACACAATCCACACATATGTGGTTGCCATTGACAGCTGCAAACAGGACTGGTTTTCCGTTTCTTGTATACTTGAAGAGGTCCTTGTCTGTGTCAAAGAGTCGCATCAATCAGTATGTAGAGCGATCCTAAGAAGTGATAATGCTGGATGCTACCACTGTAGTGCGCTTCTGTCAACCATCAATTCCACTAGCAGAAGGTCAGGCATCGAAGTAATTCGCTATGATTTCTCTGACCCTCAGTCGGGCAAGGACTTATGTGACAGAAAGATCGCCCCTTGCAAACAGCGCCTTCGACATTATGTTGCTGAAAATCACCACGTGGAAAGTGCAAAAGACATAAAGAAAGGCTTGGAGTCCCCACCAGGAATTGCAGGAACGAGCGTTGCGGAATGCAAGATTGACCAATCAGCGATGTCACCAGGCGCTGCTAATAACAAGATTCCGGGGAGAACGAAATACAATAATTTCTCTCTGACTTCTAAAAGCATGCGCGTGTGGCAAGCTTATAATGTTGGAGAGGGCATGCATATAGAGGGGTCTTGGAATGAACAAGATGTCTCTGGGCTCAAAAGAATTGGGGATTGGACGAAAAAGATACAGCATGTTACACAAAAGAAATGCCAGGCAAGGGGAAAACACCATGTCACCGAGTCTGTCAATACTTTTAGCTGCCTTGAACCTGCGTGTATTGCCACCTTCAAGACAATTGAAGAGGCGGATGAGCACATGGACACAGGTCATCATATTATGACTCCAGAGAAGGAGACCATATACGACAACGTACGTAGGCAGTGGGCAGCTGTAACGACATCAGTAAAAGTTACTGGCCAGAAAATTGGCAGGACAGATTATGTTCCTTTGGCGAACTTACGACTGAGCAAAGGTTGGGCCTTCAGGAAGCAGAAAGCTGCGGTGAGAATATCTTCGGGTGTCAAagaatttttgagaaatttaTTCAACAAGGGAGCTAAGGATCTTCACCAAAAAGCTATGCCAGCAGACGTGGTGGagcaaataaagaaaactttccCAGTTTCAGAGTGGGTTGAGGTACAGACAGTCAGAGGGTACTTTTCTCGGCTGGCTTCGCAGCAAAAGGGACTTCCAGTTAGGGACGACGAGGGTGAGGACGAAGCGCTGGAGAAAGAGGATTACATGGAGCAACTAGTCGGGGTGGCTGAACAAGAGATTGCCCTCAGGCACCCTCTCGTATATGACGATTTCAATTTTTGTGATCTCTCTGCCAAGGGTAGATTAGCCAAGGTTCTGGAAAAGCAAAAACTCAGTCAGCTTCAGTCATTCTGCGAGTATTTTGATGTGGAAATTTCTGGTCGTGCTAATCGTAAAGCATCGTATTACGAACCTCTTATACAATTAGCAAATTCCTGTGATTGCCGcaagtaa
- the LOC138002969 gene encoding uncharacterized protein yields the protein MDRRGEMSDRDSDPAPFVRYSYIPETQQYLNYYGSQCYYEEPQALPQYYYFPQSQPQGPQVEGAGASMRNINSRKEVPVASESTAQGNEGAKTTGKRKSIKYETFPHAEERYLVNLWKENHDQLESKNARKVWNKIVDDLNTRFKSNRTVDKCMRKIKYLIDKYKEKKDWNRNQSDGNLRKSPFYDEIDEVLGCRDFVTFSNVKESAVVSPNASTSSASTNASTSALSSPKGSVVDSDVANHEKSPEDVRKEQRQRKKRRNTAAEHEDSAIASTLEGVKEQGDKLTNVLEEMQKSQGEQMKMMSQFMGAMVEAMKNAKN from the coding sequence ATGGATAGACGCGGAGAAATGTCAGACAGGGACAGCGATCCCGCACCATTTGTTCGATATTCATACATTCCTGAAACTCAACAATATTTAAACTATTATGGATCTCAATGCTACTACGAGGAGCCACAGGCACTTCCACAGTACTACTACTTTCCGCAAAGTCAACCACAAGGTCCACAAGTCGAAGGCGCTGGCGCTTCAATGCGGAATATTAATTCACGAAAGGAAGTTCCAGTCGCTTCAGAGAGCACCGCACAAGGGAATGAAGGCGCAAAAACTACTGGTAAGAGGAAAAGCATAAAATATGAGACATTTCCTCATGCCGAAGAGAGATATCTGGTCAATTTGTGGAAGGAGAACCACGACCAATTGGAAAGTAAAAATGCCCGTAAAGTGTGGAATAAAATTGTGGATGATTTGAATACGAGATTCAAGTCAAACCGTACTGTTGATAAGTGTATGCGCAAGATAAAATATCTCATCGACAAatacaaggaaaaaaaggaCTGGAATCGTAACCAAAGTGATGGAAATCTTAGGAAGTCTCCTTTTTACGATGAGATTGATGAGGTTCTCGGATGTCGTGATTTTGTTACATTTAGTAATGTAAAGGAGAGCGCAGTGGTTTCCCCCAACGCTTCCACTTCCTCGGCTAGTACAAATGCAAGCACCAGCGCTTTGTCATCTCCAAAAGGATCTGTCGTAGATAGCGATGTTGCCAATCATGAGAAATCACCGGAAGATGTCCGAAAGGAACAAAGGCAACGCAAGAAAAGGCGAAACACAGCAGCCGAACATGAGGACAGTGCGATAGCATCTACTTTGGAGGGTGTAAAAGAGCAAGGAGACAAACTGACGAACGTGCTTGAGGAAATGCAGAAATCTCAAGGGGAGCAAATGAAAATGATGTCCCAGTTTATGGGTGCAATGGTAGAGGCCATGAAAAACGCTAAAAATTAA
- the LOC138002970 gene encoding integrase/recombinase xerD homolog — protein sequence MLGLISPSTPLLPASEITLIYFVSHLAKTVSYNTIKLYLFAVQDLHRLHNFALKLPKMFRLQKVLNGIKRSQIPVKLDRYPITIQILQSIFNFYRPDLTFDLNHIMLWAAFTLAFFGFLRSSEFTCNDHVFDPATHLCFKDITFIPHVESPDYMLVTIKRSKTDPFRNGCTLTLARSTTSICAVMAMKDYVFQCQPSSAGPLFTFTSGKWLTRTSLTHALRDVLQQCGIQPQHYFSHSFRIGAATTAAAAGIPAWLIKVLGRWSSDCYERYIRTPQETLLAIPKQLTMN from the coding sequence ATGCTTGGGTTAATTAGCCCCTCTACGCCCCTTCTCCCCGCATCTGAAATTACTCTGATTTATTTTGTCTCCCATTTAGCCAAAACAGTTTCCTACAATACCATTAAGCTTTACCTGTTTGCCGTTCAAGACCTCCATAGGCTACACAACTTTGCCTTAAAACTCCCAAAAATGTTTCGACTCCAGAAGGTCCTTAATGGGATCAAACGTTCCCAAATCCCCGTTAAATTAGATCGTTATCCAATTACAATCCAAATCCTGCAGtctattttcaacttttacCGACCAGACTTGACTTTTGACCTCAATCACATTATGCTCTGGGCAGCCTTCACCTTAGCCTTTTTCGGTTTTTTACGTTCAAGCGAATTTACCTGTAATGACCACGTCTTCGACCCCGCAACTCACCTCTGCTTTAAGGATATCACCTTTATCCCTCACGTTGAATCTCCCGACTACATGCTAGTCACGATTAAACGGTCGAAAACAGATCCCTTCCGCAATGGTTGCACCCTAACCCTAGCAAGGTCCACTACCTCCATTTGTGCCGTTATGGCTATGAAAGACTACGTGTTCCAATGCCAACCATCATCAGCAGGCCCCCTGTTCACCTTCACCAGTGGCAAGTGGCTCACCCGAACTTCTCTTACTCATGCACTCCGTGATGTCCTGCAGCAATGCGGCATACAACCTCAACACTATTTCTCACATAGCTTCCGTATTGGTGCTGCGACTACTGCAGCTGCTGCAGGGATTCCTGCCTGGTTAATCAAGGTATTGGGTCGCTGGTCTTCTGACTGCTATGAACGTTACATAAGAACTCCTCAAGAGACACTGCTGGCTATCCCTAAACAACTGACAATGAActaa
- the LOC138003247 gene encoding uncharacterized protein: MEARLPLDKLIRAKQALQQWLHRKSATLKELQSLIGTLQFACRVVAPGRAFLQRIISLTKGITNSRWHIKLNGEFRKDISMWLTFLTHWNGVSLFLGGDVLSSPDLQLFTDASGSHGYSGYLNGEWFQAPWLPQHLLNPTMGISIDWQELFAIYIACYLLAPSWSGKHICMWCDNLPVVSIINSKRSKSPRIMDLVRAITILTLEHNFSFTARHIPGLDNSIADSLSRFQMDRFRHLAPNASPFPCAIPLSATSI; encoded by the coding sequence ATGGAAGCTCGTCTTCCCTTGGACAAACTAATCCGTGCTAAACAGGCCCTTCAACAGTGGTTACACCGTAAATCTGCCACTCTGAAGGAGCTCCAGTCCCTGATTGGTACCCTACAGTTTGCTTGCAGGGTTGTTGCCCCGGGCCGGGCTTTTCTGCAAAGAATAATTAGTTTAACAAAGGGCATCACTAACTCTCGGTGGCACATTAAACTCAATGGGGAATTCCGCAAGGACATTTCAATGTGGTTAACCTTCCTTACCCATTGGAATGGAGTAAGTCTTTTCTTAGGGGGTGACGTTCTCTCCTCGCCTGACCTCCAATTATTTACGGACGCCTCTGGGTCCCATGGGTATAGTGGTTATCTCAATGGGGAATGGTTTCAGGCTCCTTGGCTCCCTCAACACCTCCTTAACCCCACCATGGGTATCAGCATTGACTGGCAGGAACTGTTTGCCATTTACATCGCCTGCTACCTCTTGGCCCCTTCGTGGTCAGGCAAACATATTTGTATGTGGTGCGACAACCTGCCAGTTGTCTCCATCATCAACTCCAAACGCTCCAAGTCCCCTAGGATCATGGACCTCGTACGGGCCATTACGATTCTTACCTTAGAACACAACTTTTCCTTCACCGCTAGACATATCCCTGGGCTAGATAATTCAATAGCTGATTCTTTGTCCCGTTTTCAGATGGACCGCTTCCGCCACCTGGCTCCCAATGCCTCACCCTTCCCCTGCGCCATCCCTCTATCAGCGACGTCCATTTAA